The Pseudanabaena sp. PCC 6802 genomic interval GCAGAAATTTCCCAATGCTGTTAATGTAGGCGGTATGCATATAAAGATCGTAGTATTTCAGGGGATGGCGGGCTCAGGTAGCGCTACTGCAAGCTCGTTACTTCTGACTCTATGAGTTTTATAGCTAGATCGGTATGTGGAGTGTGCCAGTTTCAGGAATGTCATAATATAGCGGTTTTCACTTGAGAACGGGTTTTATTTTTGGGGTGAAGGGGTTCCACCCCTTCTTGGGGGCAACGCCCCCAAACCCCCTACTCTTTCTGATCTGAAAACCGCTATAGTGCGTCAAGAAGCTAGAGAGATGCACAAGAGACAAATAATCGCCTTGACGTTTCGCCATCAATTCTTAAAAAATTAATAAGAATATTGCTATGTAGTCTAGAAAACAAGATAGGGCAAAAATTAGCACCCTATAATAGACGCAAAGTATTTTTGGAGGATTAATCGCAATTATGGTAGCAACTCCTCAAAAGCCCAATATTGACATGTCATCGATTAGCGCGTTTGGAATGGCGCGATCGACAGTTGAGGGAACTCCTCTTAGCTCCGAAGAATTGCGCAAGATCCATGCATTCTGGCGTGCAGCTAACTATCTAGCCGTTGGCATGATTTACCTGCGCGATAATCCTTTATTGAAAGAATCTCTGAAATCAAACCACGTTAAACTCCGTTTGTTGGGTCACTGGGGTTCTAGCCCTGGCATCAGTTTTCTCTACACTCACCTGAACCGAGTCATCAAAAAATTCGACCAGGACATGCTATTTATGGTAGGCGCAGGACACGGTGCGCCAGGATTTCTCGGCCCCTGCTATTTAGAGGGCAGTTATTCCCACTACTTCCCAGAGTGCAGTGAAGACGAAGTGGGAATGCAGCGTTTTTTTAAGCAATTCTCTTTCCCAGGTGGGGTTGGCAGTCACTGTACGCCCGAAACCCCTGGTTCGATCCATGAGGGCGGCGAACTGGGCTACAGCCTTTCCCACGCCTACGGTGCCGCCTTTGACAATCCCAACTTAATCGTCGTTGCTATGCCCGGTGATGGAGAGGCTGAGACGGCGGCTTTAGCAACCTCCTGGCACTCCAATAAATTTATCAATCCCATTCGAGATGGCGCGGTATTGCCCGTGCTGCACCTGAACGGCTACAAAATCAACAACCCCACAATTCTCTCTCGCATCAGCCACCGAGAACTAAAAGCGCTGTTTGAAGGCTACGGGTACGAACCCTACTTTGTTGAAGGTTCCGATCCTGAATCGATGCACCAGGCAATGGCGGCAACCCTGGATCGCTGCACTACCGAGATCCGCAACATCCAGCAGGAAGCGCGTTCTAGCGGGGTGGCAACTCGTCCCATCTGGCCGATGATTGTGATGCGGACTCCCAAAGGATGGACGGGACCCGCCGAAGTGGATGGGCACAAAGTAGAAGGCTTCTGGCGAGCGCATCAGGTGCCAATGGGAGGGATGCACGACAATCCAGAGCACTTGCGTCAATTAGAAGAGTGGATGCGCAGTTACAAACCGGAAGAACTATTTGATGCCAACGGTGTGCTGCGATCGGAAATTAAGGATATGGCACCTACTGACAATAAGCGACTCGGCTCTACTCCCTATGCCAATGGTGGGTTGCTGCGGCGCGATCTGAAGATGCCTGATTTCCGCCAGTATGGAGTGCGAGTGGAAAAGCCAGGTACCGTTGAAGTCGAGAATACGAAGCCTCTGGGTGCGTTCCTGCGAGATGTCATGAAGTCTAACATGACTAACTTCCGAGTCTTTGGTCCCGATGAAAATACGTCGAATAAACTCGGTGCGGTTTATGAAGTCAGCAAGAAGTTCTGGATTGCTGAGTATTTACCAGAAGATGCAGATGGGGGCGAACTGTCGCCCGACGGTCGCGTCATGGAAATGCTGAGCGAACACACGTTAGAAGGCTGGCTGGAAGGCTATTTGCTCACTGGACGGCATGGGTTCTTCTCGACCTACGAGTCGTTTGCTCATGTGATTGATTCCATGTTTAACCAACACGCTAAGTGGTTGGAGATCTGCAATCGCATTCATTGGCGCGAAGAGATTTCGTCGCTGAACTTGTTGATTACTTCTACCGTGTGGCGGCAAGATCACAACGGCTTTACCCATCAAGATCCGGGTTTCCTGGATGTGGTGCTGAACAAAAGCCCGGAAGTGGTGCGGATTTACCTGCCGCCAGATGTGAATACGTTGCTGTCAGTTGCGGATCATTGTTTGCGCAGCAAGGATTACATCAACGTAATCGTGTCGGATAAGCAAATGCATTTGCAATTTCACGACATGGACGCAGCGATTAAAAACTGCACGAAAGGTATTGATATTTGGGAGTGGGCTTGTACGGACGAGGGGCACGAGCCGGATGTGGTACTGGCTACAGCAGGTGATATTCCAACCCAGGAATCGCTGGCGGCATCCTGCATCTTGCGGCAGCACTTCCCGGATCTGAAGATACGGTTTATCAATGTAATCGACCTGTTTAAGCTGCAACCGGATACGGAGCACCCCCACGGATTGAGCGATCGCGACTTTGACAGTCTTTTTACGCTGGATAAGCCCATTATCTTTAACTTCCACGGCTATCCCTGGTTAATTCACCGCCTTACCTACCGCCGCACCAATCATAAAAACCTGCACGTGCGGGGCTATAAGGAAAAAGGCAACATCAACACGCCGTTAGACTTGGCAATCTGCAACCAGATCGATCGCTTTAGCATTGCGATCGACGCGATCGACCGGCTGCCCCAACTGAAAGTAGCAGGTGCCCATGTGAAAGAGATGCTCAAGGACGAACAGATCTCCTGCCGCAACTATGCCTACGAACACGGTATCGATCGCCCCGATGTGGTGAACTGGAAGTGGCCTTACTAAACCACAGATAGGTCAGGAGGAATAAAATTAGCGCAAGACTTCGTATCGCGAACTGACTTTCTGGAGGTATGTTTTGAAGATCGCATTTTTCAGTACCAAATCCTACGATCGCCAGTCTTTTGAGGCGGTAAATGCCAGCTATCAGCACGAATTGACGTTTTTCGACGTTCAACTCAACGAAAAAACTGCCGTATTAGCGGCGGGGTTCCCCGCAGTTTGTTTATTTGTCAATGATACGGCAGATGCAGCAGTGCTGGACGTTCTTGCTTCTTGTGGGACTCGCTTGCTGGCACTGCGATCTGCGGGGTTTAACAACGTCGATTTGCAACGGGCAGCAGCGTTAGGCATAAAGGTAGTGCGCGTGCCTGCCTATTCTCCCTACGCCGTTGCCGAGCATGCCGTTGCCCTGGTACTGACGTTAAATCGCAAGCTCTACAAAGCCTACAATCGCGTTCGGGATGACAACTTCTCCCTGGAGGGGTTGTTGGGATTTGACCTGTATGGCTGCACAGTTGGGGTCGTCGGTACGGGAAAGATCGGCATGGTGTTTGCCCGGATTATGCACGGATTCGGTTGTTCGCTGTTGGGTTACGACGCTTATCCCAATACGCAGTTTGAAGCGATCGGCAGCGCTCGTTACGCATCCCTAACGGAGCTTCTATCTAATTCCGATATTATCTCCCTCCATTGTCCCCTGTTACCCGAAACCCGCCATTTAATCAATACCAGCACGATCGCGCAAATGAAGTCGGGTGTCATGCTCATCAATACTAGCCGCGGTGCTCTGATTGACACGACTGCCGCGATCGCGGGCATCAAGTCGGGCAAAATCGGCTATCTGGGAATCGACGTGTACGAACAGGAAGACGAATTGTTTTTCCAAGACCTGTCAGACACTATTATTCAGGACGACACCTTTCAACTATTGCAATCCTTTCCCAACGTGGTCATCACTGCCCATCAGGGATTCTTCACCCGCAATGCGTTGGAAAACATCGCCACCACCACCCTGTCCAATATTACCGATTTTGAGCGAGGTCAGTCGTTGCAGAATGAAGTTTTCGAGCGGCCACCTGCACCGCTAAAAGCAGTTGTTTAAAGAGACTGGGCTATCTCATCGGTCACAATCCACAGATCGATCTATGTTCTATTCCCCGTTCATAGCCAACAGGAGAAAGCCCCAGTATGTCCAGCACCGTTGCTAATAAGATTCAAATTGAAGACGATCGCACCGGAATTAATGTCGAAACCCTGATTCCATTTTAATTAAATTTAAGGATCCCATGAAACCATTGATCCACCGCACAAAGATTGTGGCGACGATCGGTCCGGCAAGCGATACCCCCGACACGATTCGGAAGATGATGCTGGCAGGAATGAACGTGGCACGGCTCAATTTCTCCCACGGTAAATATGAAGATCACGCCAAGCGGATCGAGCGGTTGCGCTCTATTTCGCAAGACCTGGACTTGCCACTGCTGCTGCTGCAAGACCTGCAAGGCCCCAAGATCCGAGTGGGCGATCTGCCTGCTGAGGGTATGATGTTGCACGAAGGAGGCTCGCTCACCCTGGTACCGATCGCCGAATACGCGGGACAACCCAACACGGTTGGCATCGACTATCCCTACCTGGCAGAAGAAGCCGAGTCGGGAACTCAGGTATTGCTGGACGACGGTTTGTTAGAGCTGTGCG includes:
- a CDS encoding phosphoketolase, with amino-acid sequence MVATPQKPNIDMSSISAFGMARSTVEGTPLSSEELRKIHAFWRAANYLAVGMIYLRDNPLLKESLKSNHVKLRLLGHWGSSPGISFLYTHLNRVIKKFDQDMLFMVGAGHGAPGFLGPCYLEGSYSHYFPECSEDEVGMQRFFKQFSFPGGVGSHCTPETPGSIHEGGELGYSLSHAYGAAFDNPNLIVVAMPGDGEAETAALATSWHSNKFINPIRDGAVLPVLHLNGYKINNPTILSRISHRELKALFEGYGYEPYFVEGSDPESMHQAMAATLDRCTTEIRNIQQEARSSGVATRPIWPMIVMRTPKGWTGPAEVDGHKVEGFWRAHQVPMGGMHDNPEHLRQLEEWMRSYKPEELFDANGVLRSEIKDMAPTDNKRLGSTPYANGGLLRRDLKMPDFRQYGVRVEKPGTVEVENTKPLGAFLRDVMKSNMTNFRVFGPDENTSNKLGAVYEVSKKFWIAEYLPEDADGGELSPDGRVMEMLSEHTLEGWLEGYLLTGRHGFFSTYESFAHVIDSMFNQHAKWLEICNRIHWREEISSLNLLITSTVWRQDHNGFTHQDPGFLDVVLNKSPEVVRIYLPPDVNTLLSVADHCLRSKDYINVIVSDKQMHLQFHDMDAAIKNCTKGIDIWEWACTDEGHEPDVVLATAGDIPTQESLAASCILRQHFPDLKIRFINVIDLFKLQPDTEHPHGLSDRDFDSLFTLDKPIIFNFHGYPWLIHRLTYRRTNHKNLHVRGYKEKGNINTPLDLAICNQIDRFSIAIDAIDRLPQLKVAGAHVKEMLKDEQISCRNYAYEHGIDRPDVVNWKWPY
- a CDS encoding 2-hydroxyacid dehydrogenase is translated as MKIAFFSTKSYDRQSFEAVNASYQHELTFFDVQLNEKTAVLAAGFPAVCLFVNDTADAAVLDVLASCGTRLLALRSAGFNNVDLQRAAALGIKVVRVPAYSPYAVAEHAVALVLTLNRKLYKAYNRVRDDNFSLEGLLGFDLYGCTVGVVGTGKIGMVFARIMHGFGCSLLGYDAYPNTQFEAIGSARYASLTELLSNSDIISLHCPLLPETRHLINTSTIAQMKSGVMLINTSRGALIDTTAAIAGIKSGKIGYLGIDVYEQEDELFFQDLSDTIIQDDTFQLLQSFPNVVITAHQGFFTRNALENIATTTLSNITDFERGQSLQNEVFERPPAPLKAVV